In Acidobacteriota bacterium, the following proteins share a genomic window:
- a CDS encoding CocE/NonD family hydrolase: MSRSEYDVQLDRRVRVPMRDGVELAAVVVRPKAEGRFPAIMAYNPYRWLRQVKDTSSESTYNHRWDGPPYFAQRGYAVIYFDVRGTGNSGGTTQDVYSDEERRDACDMVEWIAAQPWCSGNVGMWGMSYGGVVQWQVGVQNPPALKTLVIGSSNDDVYLDWTNPGGSIRPYMFDSFAPMMTAFNAAPPDADIVGPEWSRLWEERLEKNVPWGIGFISNLLQGPYWRDRSLQPDYSRIKVPVMFWCGWADPYPTPILRAFSKLEVPKKILLGPWGHYWPEEALPGPRIDFRHEMLKWFDQWLKGEDTGVMEEPAVTLFIRRYKRPAAHMYLEDAGFWRHENEWPPARNQDTPFYLQPDGRLNRMRPPGESASDEYAYDPSVGISAGIYWGGGIMPWAMPVDQRLDDACSMTYTTSPLEQDLEVTGNPKAVLYAASTADAAYFHVKLTDVAPDGTSKWLTDGGLLATHRDSHSNPEPMNPGQIYELEIDLKYVSYLFEKGHRIRVSIASSDFQNAWPTAKPAVNAIHRDGRHPSHVVLPVTPAQAPSIGRPEFRPSPRPPATMADISSSTRHEIRHDLVNESVTATLERVSETGPAPGLAHSTYTVSRRDPAETVLKARYVYQVPPAGSGMTVEANEFLISDLEAFHFVSQVEVTMNGKRHFHKSWRVSVPRQLN; this comes from the coding sequence ATGTCCCGGTCTGAGTACGATGTGCAACTGGACCGTCGGGTCCGGGTCCCGATGAGAGACGGAGTCGAGCTGGCGGCCGTCGTCGTTCGGCCGAAAGCGGAGGGCAGGTTTCCGGCCATCATGGCCTACAACCCCTATCGTTGGCTGAGGCAGGTCAAAGATACGAGCTCAGAATCGACCTACAACCACCGCTGGGACGGGCCTCCCTACTTTGCCCAACGGGGCTACGCCGTCATCTACTTCGATGTCCGCGGCACCGGAAATTCCGGAGGGACGACGCAGGACGTCTATTCCGACGAGGAGCGCCGGGACGCCTGCGACATGGTGGAATGGATCGCCGCCCAACCCTGGTGCAGCGGCAACGTCGGGATGTGGGGCATGTCCTACGGCGGTGTGGTTCAGTGGCAGGTGGGGGTGCAGAATCCTCCCGCGCTGAAGACCCTGGTGATCGGATCCTCCAACGACGACGTCTACCTGGATTGGACGAATCCGGGCGGCAGCATCCGTCCCTACATGTTCGACAGCTTCGCCCCCATGATGACCGCCTTCAACGCGGCGCCGCCCGACGCAGATATCGTTGGGCCCGAGTGGAGCCGACTGTGGGAAGAGCGGCTGGAGAAGAACGTTCCCTGGGGGATCGGCTTCATTTCGAATCTGCTCCAGGGGCCCTACTGGCGTGATCGCTCACTGCAGCCGGACTACAGCCGGATCAAGGTTCCCGTCATGTTCTGGTGCGGTTGGGCCGACCCTTATCCCACCCCCATCCTGCGGGCCTTCTCCAAGCTGGAAGTCCCCAAGAAGATCCTGTTGGGTCCTTGGGGACACTACTGGCCGGAAGAAGCCCTGCCCGGTCCCAGGATCGATTTCAGGCACGAGATGCTCAAGTGGTTCGACCAGTGGCTCAAAGGGGAAGACACCGGCGTCATGGAAGAGCCCGCCGTGACTCTCTTCATTCGCCGCTACAAGCGGCCCGCGGCTCATATGTACCTGGAGGACGCCGGATTCTGGAGACATGAAAACGAGTGGCCGCCGGCCCGGAATCAGGACACTCCATTTTACCTCCAACCTGACGGACGGCTGAATCGAATGAGACCCCCCGGCGAGAGCGCGTCCGACGAGTACGCGTACGACCCGTCGGTCGGGATCAGCGCGGGGATCTACTGGGGCGGGGGAATCATGCCCTGGGCCATGCCGGTGGACCAGCGGCTCGACGACGCCTGCTCCATGACCTACACCACTTCACCGCTGGAGCAGGACCTGGAGGTCACGGGGAATCCGAAGGCCGTGCTTTATGCCGCCTCCACGGCCGACGCGGCCTACTTCCACGTGAAGCTCACGGATGTGGCGCCCGACGGCACCTCGAAATGGCTGACCGACGGCGGATTGCTCGCCACGCACCGCGATTCCCACTCGAATCCGGAACCCATGAATCCCGGACAGATCTACGAGCTGGAAATCGACCTGAAATATGTCTCCTACCTGTTCGAGAAAGGCCACCGCATCCGGGTCAGCATTGCCAGTTCGGATTTTCAGAATGCTTGGCCCACTGCCAAGCCCGCCGTCAACGCCATCCACCGGGACGGGCGGCATCCTTCTCATGTCGTCTTGCCGGTGACGCCTGCTCAGGCTCCATCCATAGGCCGACCGGAATTCAGGCCTTCTCCGAGGCCGCCCGCGACAATGGCGGACATCAGCAGCAGCACCCGGCACGAGATCAGGCACGACCTGGTGAACGAATCGGTGACGGCCACTCTGGAGAGAGTCTCCGAGACGGGTCCGGCGCCAGGACTGGCGCATTCCACCTATACGGTGTCGAGACGGGATCCCGCGGAAACGGTTCTCAAGGCCCGTTACGTTTACCAGGTCCCGCCCGCGGGGTCGGGAATGACCGTGGAAGCCAATGAATTTCTGATCAGCGATCTGGAGGCGTTCCATTTCGTGAGCCAGGTGGAGGTGACGATGAACGGGAAGCGTCACTTCCACAAGAGTTGGAGAGTCAGCGTGCCCCGACAATTGAACTGA